From a region of the Methanolobus tindarius DSM 2278 genome:
- the glmM gene encoding phosphoglucosamine mutase: protein MAFFGTNGVRGIANEYITPQLAIDVARSIGTYMGSKGVVAIGRDTRASGEMLKSAAIAGALSSGLTVIDVGICPTPSVQYYVKEYADAGIVVTASHNPREYNGIKLIAADGSEMSREGERDIEKIYYSKEFSAASWEKTGDLRHDSNANEFYLDGIINSVDNKLIRGKKFKVVVDTGCGAGSVTLPFLLQKLGCEVITLNGQVDGTFPWRNPEPTPDVLTELADIVKLSGANMGVAQDGDADRAVFFDENGNFIEEEIQLAMMAKYVLARKKGPIVTPVSSSSRMLDVAKEAGVELAWTAVGSINVARKMMEIDAVFGGEGNGGLIFPEHQYCRDGAMACAKFLEIIANGQKLSELAQSVPEYFNSKTKIKIEDSTATMDKVKKDVLAGDNEVDTTDGVKVWYNDGWVLIRPSGTEPIIRIFAESKTKERADALMNEGVEIVNKSK from the coding sequence ATGGCATTTTTCGGAACAAATGGTGTAAGGGGAATAGCAAACGAATACATAACTCCACAACTTGCAATTGATGTTGCAAGGAGTATTGGAACCTATATGGGTTCTAAAGGTGTTGTTGCAATAGGCAGGGATACAAGGGCTTCCGGAGAAATGTTAAAATCCGCTGCAATTGCAGGTGCACTTTCATCAGGACTTACAGTGATTGATGTGGGCATTTGCCCGACCCCTTCTGTCCAGTATTATGTAAAAGAATATGCAGATGCGGGAATTGTTGTAACAGCATCCCACAATCCCAGAGAGTACAACGGTATAAAGCTCATCGCAGCAGACGGTAGTGAAATGTCACGCGAAGGAGAACGTGATATCGAGAAAATATACTACTCCAAAGAGTTCAGCGCTGCATCATGGGAAAAGACAGGAGACCTGCGCCATGACAGTAATGCCAATGAATTCTACCTTGATGGTATTATCAATTCTGTTGACAACAAACTTATCCGCGGGAAAAAGTTCAAGGTCGTTGTTGATACCGGATGCGGAGCCGGTTCTGTAACATTGCCATTCCTTTTACAGAAACTTGGATGTGAGGTAATCACACTCAATGGCCAGGTGGACGGAACTTTCCCATGGAGAAACCCGGAACCAACACCAGACGTACTCACAGAGCTTGCTGACATTGTGAAGCTGTCCGGTGCAAACATGGGAGTTGCGCAGGATGGAGACGCAGACCGTGCAGTATTCTTTGACGAAAATGGTAACTTCATCGAAGAGGAAATCCAGCTTGCAATGATGGCAAAATATGTCCTTGCAAGGAAAAAGGGACCAATAGTCACACCGGTTAGTTCCTCATCACGTATGCTTGATGTTGCCAAAGAAGCAGGCGTTGAACTTGCATGGACAGCCGTCGGATCCATCAATGTGGCACGCAAGATGATGGAGATTGATGCAGTCTTTGGAGGAGAAGGTAATGGAGGACTTATCTTCCCGGAACACCAGTACTGCCGTGACGGTGCCATGGCATGTGCAAAATTCCTCGAGATTATCGCAAACGGACAGAAACTTTCCGAACTCGCTCAAAGTGTTCCTGAGTACTTTAACTCAAAGACGAAGATAAAGATCGAGGACTCAACTGCAACTATGGATAAAGTCAAAAAGGATGTTCTTGCAGGAGATAATGAGGTCGACACCACAGACGGAGTAAAAGTCTGGTACAACGATGGATGGGTGCTTATAAGACCATCAGGAACTGAGCCAATTATCAGAATATTTGCAGAATCAAAGACAAAGGAAAGAGCAGATGCTCTTATGAATGAGGGTGTTGAGATTGTCAACAAATCAAAGTAA
- a CDS encoding endonuclease dU, whose product MNSTHHNFHIKDEIRILGIDDSALISDKITIVGAFFRGGKWLDGVLRSEVTRDGLDATDSIVSMVNCSKHLPQIRAIMLDGVTYGGFNPVDIVSLYERTNIPVIVLMRDLPDFESIEKALLFLPEPETRMEIIRKASKISSVVTKDDDNPVFFQCCGLDYEMAAKIIKITSTRSNIPEPLRVAHLIATGIVLGESRGKA is encoded by the coding sequence GTGAATAGCACACACCACAATTTTCACATTAAAGATGAGATCCGCATACTTGGTATAGATGATTCTGCACTTATCAGCGATAAGATCACAATAGTCGGAGCCTTCTTTCGTGGTGGAAAATGGCTTGATGGTGTACTTCGCTCAGAGGTTACAAGGGATGGTCTGGACGCAACAGACAGTATAGTTTCAATGGTAAATTGCAGCAAACATTTGCCTCAGATACGCGCTATAATGCTGGATGGTGTCACTTATGGTGGATTCAATCCGGTTGATATAGTTTCTCTTTATGAAAGAACCAATATTCCTGTTATTGTCCTGATGCGCGACCTGCCTGATTTTGAAAGTATAGAAAAAGCTCTTTTATTTCTGCCTGAACCTGAAACAAGGATGGAAATCATAAGAAAGGCTAGCAAGATCAGTAGCGTGGTAACAAAAGATGATGATAATCCTGTTTTCTTTCAGTGTTGCGGACTGGATTATGAAATGGCTGCAAAAATAATAAAAATAACATCAACAAGGAGCAATATCCCTGAGCCACTTCGAGTTGCTCATTTGATTGCTACGGGAATCGTCCTTGGTGAATCAAGAGGAAAAGCTTGA
- a CDS encoding proteasome-activating nucleotidase — protein MSETSDSDFEHGRYDFTSVNKADYDYVGTDNEEDFSKYLLDRMRQLESRNTLLKEQCDQIESEKRFVESQKLKYEREVRRLQAEVDRLKTVPLVVATIMDVISEEKVLVRSSTGPQFMVNVSQYLSEESLVPGAKVALNQQTLAIVEVIPTSEDPAVSAMEVIESQDVDYEDIGGLDSQIQELIESVELPLTKPEAFQRIGITPPKGVLLYGEPGTGKTLLAKAVAHRTEATYIRVVGSELIQKYIGDGSKLVRELFEMARKKSPSIIFIDELDAIASRRLNDTNGADREVQRTLMQLLAEMDGFDNRGDVRIIAATNRLDVLDPAILRPGRFDRIVNVPMPDEEARANIFRIHTRFMSVADDLDYRKLAKLTEKASGADLNAIAMEAGMLAVRLDKKTITMDDFLESVQKVMSKKETEKEVLPEGMFI, from the coding sequence ATGAGCGAGACCAGCGACAGTGACTTTGAGCACGGCAGGTATGATTTTACCTCTGTGAACAAAGCCGACTATGACTATGTCGGTACAGATAACGAGGAAGACTTTTCCAAATATCTGTTAGACCGAATGAGACAGTTAGAGTCCAGGAATACTCTCCTGAAGGAACAATGCGACCAAATCGAGTCAGAAAAACGTTTTGTTGAGAGCCAGAAGCTTAAATACGAACGTGAGGTGCGCAGACTGCAGGCGGAAGTTGACCGTCTGAAAACAGTTCCTCTTGTAGTGGCAACAATAATGGATGTCATTTCTGAGGAAAAGGTGCTTGTAAGAAGCTCCACGGGACCGCAGTTTATGGTCAATGTATCCCAGTACCTGAGTGAAGAATCTTTAGTTCCAGGTGCAAAAGTTGCATTGAACCAGCAGACACTTGCGATCGTGGAAGTAATCCCGACAAGTGAAGACCCTGCAGTTTCAGCAATGGAGGTAATAGAGTCACAGGATGTGGACTACGAAGATATAGGTGGACTTGATTCACAGATACAGGAACTGATAGAATCTGTAGAATTACCACTGACAAAACCGGAGGCTTTTCAGCGTATAGGTATCACTCCGCCAAAAGGAGTCTTGCTGTACGGTGAGCCTGGAACCGGTAAGACATTACTGGCAAAGGCCGTTGCACACAGGACTGAAGCCACTTACATCAGGGTGGTAGGTTCTGAACTGATACAAAAATACATTGGTGACGGTTCAAAACTTGTCAGAGAACTCTTTGAAATGGCAAGGAAAAAATCCCCGAGTATCATCTTCATTGATGAACTTGATGCAATTGCTTCAAGACGTCTGAATGACACCAACGGTGCAGACCGTGAAGTCCAGAGAACGCTCATGCAGTTGCTTGCGGAAATGGATGGTTTTGATAACAGGGGTGATGTGAGAATTATCGCAGCTACTAACAGGCTTGATGTTCTTGACCCTGCAATTCTAAGACCTGGAAGATTTGACAGGATAGTCAATGTACCAATGCCGGATGAAGAAGCACGTGCGAATATCTTCCGGATACACACACGTTTCATGTCCGTTGCAGATGATCTTGACTACAGGAAACTGGCAAAACTCACCGAAAAAGCAAGCGGTGCAGACTTGAATGCTATTGCCATGGAAGCAGGTATGCTTGCTGTAAGACTTGACAAGAAAACAATCACTATGGATGATTTCCTTGAGTCTGTACAGAAAGTCATGTCAAAGAAAGAAACTGAAAAAGAAGTTCTTCCGGAAGGAATGTTCATTTAA
- a CDS encoding multiprotein bridging factor aMBF1, translating to MQCEICGAEIRGGSFKVNIDGSELTVCGRCSQYGTSAGKRNPVSKKVAPVSRRPAPATRSSRPPRKAPGMIVDELVDEYGQAIKEARERKKWSHDQLASKIKEKSTLIKKIEREEIVPEDDVRQKIEKALDIKLTERTGENDWSGERLNRGTTLGDIVTIKRK from the coding sequence ATGCAGTGTGAAATATGTGGCGCCGAGATCAGAGGCGGTTCTTTTAAAGTAAATATTGACGGTAGTGAACTTACAGTTTGTGGAAGATGCTCACAATATGGCACTTCAGCAGGCAAGCGCAACCCAGTGTCCAAAAAAGTTGCACCTGTAAGCCGTCGGCCAGCTCCTGCAACAAGAAGCAGCAGGCCACCAAGGAAAGCCCCTGGAATGATAGTTGACGAACTTGTAGACGAGTACGGTCAGGCAATAAAAGAAGCAAGAGAAAGAAAAAAGTGGTCACATGACCAGCTGGCTTCTAAAATTAAAGAAAAATCAACACTTATTAAAAAGATAGAGCGTGAAGAGATCGTACCTGAGGACGATGTTCGTCAGAAGATAGAGAAAGCACTCGATATCAAGCTCACCGAAAGAACCGGAGAGAATGATTGGAGTGGTGAAAGACTTAACCGTGGAACTACTCTTGGGGACATTGTGACCATCAAGAGAAAATAA
- the proC gene encoding pyrroline-5-carboxylate reductase translates to MSLEGKKLGFIGTGKMGSALIKGICNAGLFSPSGVYASDLYEPSLDELKQSAGVNVSTDNAATVINSDIIVLAVKPQILKKVIAGIKEDIGSDKLVISIAAGVKLADIEREFNEGTRVIRVMPNIAATVAEAASAITQGSNASKEDAEDALAIFGSVGSAIQVPENLMDAVTGLSGSGPAYIFPVIEAMADGAVYEGLDRKSALVLAAQTVLGAAKMALETETHPGELKDMVTSPAGTTIRGIKVLEEYGIRSAFMQAVIESSNRSKELGK, encoded by the coding sequence ATGAGCCTTGAAGGTAAAAAACTGGGATTTATCGGAACAGGAAAAATGGGCAGTGCATTAATTAAAGGAATATGCAATGCTGGACTGTTTTCCCCATCCGGCGTATATGCAAGTGACTTATACGAACCATCTCTTGATGAACTTAAGCAGAGTGCAGGAGTAAATGTCTCCACAGACAATGCAGCTACAGTTATCAATTCAGATATAATCGTGCTTGCAGTAAAACCACAGATCCTTAAGAAAGTGATTGCAGGTATAAAAGAGGATATTGGCTCCGACAAGCTTGTAATATCCATTGCAGCTGGTGTCAAACTTGCAGACATTGAAAGGGAGTTCAATGAAGGAACAAGAGTAATCAGAGTTATGCCAAATATCGCAGCTACTGTTGCTGAAGCTGCTTCTGCCATCACCCAGGGAAGTAACGCTTCAAAAGAAGATGCAGAGGATGCTCTTGCAATATTCGGTTCAGTAGGAAGCGCTATTCAGGTTCCTGAAAATCTCATGGATGCAGTGACTGGCCTTTCCGGCAGTGGACCTGCATATATATTCCCTGTTATTGAAGCAATGGCAGATGGTGCTGTATATGAGGGACTTGACAGGAAGAGTGCACTTGTACTTGCAGCTCAGACGGTTCTGGGCGCTGCAAAAATGGCACTTGAAACTGAAACCCATCCTGGCGAACTTAAGGATATGGTTACATCTCCTGCAGGAACAACTATCAGGGGAATTAAAGTCCTGGAAGAATACGGTATCAGATCAGCTTTCATGCAGGCTGTAATTGAATCATCAAACCGTTCCAAGGAACTTGGAAAATAA
- a CDS encoding DUF356 domain-containing protein — protein MGIGVKSFAVIRGDNADKVNVALHDLEHYGRMRFVSKPKRIEPVYADTLLVSVAGVALKAKCNSAALVELDNNAGAAISKLRKIHPPAHVVIVSPRHEVYDELMDKSELYPEFERSFEPQHH, from the coding sequence ATGGGGATTGGAGTTAAATCTTTTGCTGTAATCCGGGGTGACAATGCCGATAAAGTCAATGTGGCGTTACATGACCTTGAGCATTACGGGAGAATGAGGTTTGTATCAAAACCAAAGCGTATCGAGCCGGTTTATGCAGATACCCTGTTAGTAAGTGTTGCAGGCGTAGCACTAAAAGCAAAGTGCAATTCTGCTGCACTGGTAGAACTTGACAACAATGCAGGTGCTGCAATAAGCAAGTTAAGGAAGATACACCCTCCTGCCCATGTAGTTATAGTAAGTCCAAGGCACGAAGTCTATGATGAGCTAATGGACAAATCTGAACTATATCCAGAATTTGAGCGTAGTTTTGAACCCCAACACCACTAA
- a CDS encoding toprim domain-containing protein, whose amino-acid sequence MRPRKPGSKRYLKAPLIVYEKRMEQMDKLLGELQDFVNQDSILVVEGKRDVIALKSLGFNGTFRLATHHSLVNFSEDLAKTGKQIVILTDWDRRGNILADKLVQNLHALGINPDMRIRELIVSLVQKEIKDIESLPGYVEKLRKITSGTDTND is encoded by the coding sequence ATGCGACCAAGAAAACCCGGCTCTAAAAGATATTTGAAAGCTCCTTTGATAGTATATGAAAAAAGGATGGAACAAATGGACAAATTACTGGGTGAATTACAGGATTTTGTAAATCAGGATTCGATTTTAGTTGTGGAAGGAAAAAGGGATGTAATTGCATTAAAGTCTCTTGGGTTCAATGGTACTTTCAGGTTGGCTACCCATCATTCTCTTGTTAATTTCAGTGAGGATCTCGCAAAGACCGGAAAACAAATAGTTATTCTAACTGACTGGGATCGCAGAGGTAATATTCTTGCTGATAAACTCGTGCAGAATCTGCATGCTCTTGGAATCAATCCGGATATGAGAATAAGGGAACTTATCGTATCCCTGGTACAAAAAGAAATTAAAGATATTGAAAGCCTTCCCGGTTATGTTGAAAAACTAAGAAAGATAACCTCAGGTACAGATACTAACGATTAA
- a CDS encoding DUF167 domain-containing protein, translated as MSFEDALKEVDSGVIIDIEVTPGSKVLCVPSGYNLWRKRIEVRLSQNAQKGKANEQLISALADLFGLRSSEISFVNGMHNSKKSLLLQNAEYSHIIAILNDNLLDDAV; from the coding sequence ATGTCTTTTGAGGATGCTTTAAAAGAGGTGGATTCCGGGGTTATTATTGATATTGAAGTTACGCCTGGTTCGAAGGTTCTTTGCGTACCAAGCGGCTATAATCTATGGAGAAAAAGAATTGAAGTGCGCTTGTCCCAGAATGCTCAGAAAGGCAAGGCCAATGAACAGCTTATCTCCGCTCTTGCAGACCTGTTTGGACTTCGCAGTTCTGAAATCTCTTTTGTAAACGGGATGCATAATTCTAAGAAATCTCTTCTTTTGCAGAATGCTGAATATTCTCATATAATTGCAATTTTAAATGACAATCTGCTTGATGATGCTGTTTAA
- a CDS encoding amidohydrolase family protein, translating to MSWEQTISGKIIYGPEAEVIEGYIVVEDGIIKEVHEKKNDSQIIIAPCFVNAHTHIGDSVCKDPVLGKNIGHYVKRELDQLVKPPDGLKHRILNSTSRDEMIEAMKSSICDMNYTGTYAFADFREGGLNGINVLKEALNSSEIEGRIFARPIQIEDADKLCTELDEILENADGLGMSGANDMSMSILETAREQAAKYGATFAIHSGESNRSDIDKALSLDPDILIHMTHAEKYDLKRVADGDKPIVVCPRSNFITGVGMAPIAKMLDMGIKVAIGTDNVMLNSANMFSEMEILSKIFGIEDRQVFMMCTLMGATILGLENTGSILEGNKAKIMIINGNSSNLAGTREVISGIVRRARPDDILSIIT from the coding sequence ATGTCATGGGAACAAACAATATCCGGAAAAATAATATACGGACCTGAAGCAGAGGTCATTGAAGGCTATATTGTCGTAGAGGATGGCATCATTAAAGAAGTGCATGAGAAAAAAAATGATTCACAAATAATAATTGCTCCCTGTTTTGTAAATGCACATACACATATAGGAGATTCTGTCTGTAAAGATCCTGTTCTTGGAAAAAACATTGGTCACTATGTAAAACGGGAACTTGACCAGCTTGTTAAACCACCTGATGGCCTTAAACACCGCATACTGAACAGTACATCCCGTGATGAAATGATTGAAGCTATGAAAAGCTCAATCTGCGATATGAATTACACAGGAACTTATGCTTTTGCGGACTTCAGAGAAGGCGGCTTAAATGGAATAAATGTTCTCAAAGAAGCTCTAAATTCTTCAGAAATAGAAGGAAGGATATTTGCCAGGCCAATTCAAATTGAAGATGCGGATAAACTCTGCACAGAGCTGGATGAAATACTGGAAAATGCTGACGGATTGGGAATGAGTGGCGCTAATGACATGAGTATGAGTATACTCGAAACTGCAAGAGAACAGGCGGCAAAATATGGAGCAACTTTTGCTATTCATTCCGGTGAAAGCAACCGAAGTGATATAGACAAGGCACTGTCACTTGATCCTGACATATTAATACACATGACACATGCGGAAAAATATGACCTGAAAAGGGTTGCAGATGGAGATAAGCCCATAGTGGTTTGCCCCCGATCTAATTTTATCACTGGGGTTGGAATGGCACCCATTGCAAAAATGCTGGATATGGGTATAAAAGTGGCAATCGGAACTGATAATGTAATGTTAAACTCAGCCAACATGTTTTCAGAGATGGAAATTTTATCTAAAATTTTTGGCATAGAGGACAGACAAGTATTTATGATGTGTACGCTTATGGGTGCAACGATATTAGGACTTGAGAATACAGGTTCTATTCTGGAAGGAAATAAAGCCAAAATCATGATCATTAATGGGAATTCAAGCAATCTCGCAGGTACAAGGGAAGTAATAAGCGGGATTGTGAGAAGGGCGCGACCCGATGATATACTATCCATTATAACTTAG
- a CDS encoding universal stress protein, translating to MTSTLYKNIFIATDGSKQNQKAVMHSVELAKMSGAKLYAGYVVDTAAFASIPMDAGWEMMYELLEKEANGATESVEDLAKKEGVTVETVVLEGNPSHEIIEFADNNNIDLIIMGTLGKTGFDRFLLGSVAEKVTRNSKVPVLVVRGESEKDE from the coding sequence ATGACAAGCACTCTGTATAAAAATATATTTATTGCGACCGATGGATCCAAACAAAACCAAAAAGCAGTTATGCACAGCGTTGAACTCGCTAAAATGAGTGGTGCAAAGTTATATGCAGGATACGTTGTTGATACTGCGGCTTTTGCATCTATCCCCATGGATGCCGGATGGGAAATGATGTATGAACTTCTGGAAAAGGAAGCAAACGGAGCTACTGAATCCGTTGAAGATCTGGCAAAGAAAGAAGGCGTAACTGTTGAGACAGTGGTTCTTGAAGGTAACCCAAGTCATGAAATCATCGAATTTGCTGATAACAACAACATCGACCTAATAATAATGGGAACTCTCGGAAAAACCGGATTTGACAGGTTCCTGCTTGGAAGTGTTGCTGAAAAGGTAACAAGAAACTCAAAGGTTCCTGTACTTGTTGTACGAGGGGAATCTGAAAAGGATGAGTAA